A window from Drosophila yakuba strain Tai18E2 chromosome 3L, Prin_Dyak_Tai18E2_2.1, whole genome shotgun sequence encodes these proteins:
- the LOC6532493 gene encoding probable serine hydrolase — MGTMSLSDFKEVRIPAPWGPISGRWYGNRTERPILAIHGWLDNLGTFDRLIPLLPDYVGVLCIDLPGHGRSAHIQQGMHYGVDDYVLIIPRVMEEYGWSKVSLMGHSMGGIISFIYTALAPHTVDMVISLDILLTWTLGPKTVLKDMAQSLEKHLVEEDRQKEGNFHEPPSYTLAQLSKVLAKGSLNSVTPEFAKHLLHRQVMKSQLYPDRFYFSRDGRVKYYTKAIMEPGYSEALANRIQRKPYLIIKGSKSDFLGVKTEKAIAILRRNNPHFEFYEVEGTHHVHLHAAEECARYIVPFIRHHRPPALTSWSLSGKEQQLSAEERRREQERFFKRGKNAKSKL, encoded by the exons ATGGGAACTATGTCGCTCAGCGAT TTCAAGGAGGTTAGAATACCTGCACCTTGGGGTCCCATCTCCGGACGTTGGTATGGCAATCGAACGGAGCGACCGATCCTGGCGATTCACGGATGGCTGGACAATCTGGGAACCTTTGATCGGCTGATTCCCCTGCTTCCCGACTACGTGGGAGTGCTCTGCATCGATCTGCCCGGACATGGAAGATCCGCTCACATTCAGCAGGGAATGCACTACGGCGTTGATGATTACGTGTTAATCATCCCTCGAGTGATGGAGGAGTACGGTTGGTCAAAGGTCTCACTGATGGGTCACTCAATGGGTGGCATCATTAGTTTCATTTACACAGCATTGGCACCACATACAGTGGACATGGTCATCTCCCTGGACATATTGCTGACCTGGACACTGGGCCCCAAAACGGTCCTGAAAGATATGGCCCAAAGCTTGGAAAAGCACCTTGTGGAAGAGGATCGTCAGAAGGAGGGCAACTTCCACGAGCCTCCCTCCTACACTCTCGCACAGCTGTCCAAGGTCCTGGCCAAAGGAAGTTTAAACTCGGTGACCCCAGAGTTTGCAAAGCACCTGCTTCACCGGCAGGTGATGAAGTCGCAACTATATCCAGATAGATTCTACTTCTCCAGAGATGGACGAGTTAAATACTATACCAAGGCAATAATGGAACCTGGATATTCTGAGGCGTTGGCCAACCGAATCCAGAGAAAGCCCTACCTGATCATCAAAGGGTCAAAGTCTGACTTCTTGGGAGTTAAAACCGAGAAGGCAATTGCCATCTTGCGCCGAAACAATCCGCACTTTGAGTTCTACGAGGTGGAGGGTACCCATCACGTGCATCTTCACGCCGCCGAGGAGTGTGCCCGTTACATAGTGCCCTTCATCCGACACCACCGACCTCCGGCTCTCACTTCGTGGTCCTTGAGTGGCAAGGAGCAGCAACTAAGTGCCGAGGAAAGGCGGCGAGAACAAGAAAGATTCTTTAAAAGGGGCAAGAACGCAAAGAGCAAGCTGTGA
- the LOC6532496 gene encoding serine hydrolase-like protein, protein METLSPSAKRLQYEEVIIPAPWGHIAGRWYGNRADRPVLAIHGWLDNLGTFDRLIPLLPDYIGVLCIDLPGHGRSSRLPPGVPYNVYDYVFVIPRVMKEFGWSKVSLMGHSLGGVMSFMYAAMAPSTVDMIISLDVLLPRRIEDPSKLTKDIEGYLLEERRQADGTEHEPPSFSLGKLRQTLARNSNNSVPQHLADHMLHRQVAKSQMYPEKVFFSRDGRVKFYHIFDIENGLALEMARRIEKKPYMVIKGSLSPFVGPRCDETMSILSKDNPNFEFYEVEGGKHHVHLHAAEECARYIVPFIRNHRPPQSSKL, encoded by the exons ATGGAAACTTTGTCACCCAGTGCT aaaCGCCTTCAATACGAAGAGGTGATAATACCAGCGCCTTGGGGTCACATTGCTGGTCGTTGGTATGGCAATCGAGCTGATAGACCCGTTTTGGCGATTCACGGATGGCTGGACAATCTGGGCACCTTTGATCGACTGATTCCCCTGCTTCCCGACTACATAGGAGTGCTCTGCATCGACCTTCCCGGACATGGTAGATCCTCTAGGCTACCGCCGGGTGTGCCCTACAACGTCTACGACTATGTGTTTGTCATACCGCGGGTGATGAAGGAGTTCGGCTGGTCCAAGGTCTCCTTAATGGGTCATTCGCTCGGCGGAGTGATGAGCTTCATGTACGCGGCCATGGCGCCAAGCACAGTCGACATGATTATATCATTGGACGTACTGCTTCCACGGAGGATCGAGGATCCCAGCAAGTTGACCAAGGACATAGAGGGTTATTTGCTGGAGGAGAGACGGCAGGCGGATGGCACCGAACATGAGCCGCCCTCGTTCAGCTTGGGTAAACTGCGACAGACGCTCGCcaggaacagcaacaactcGGTGCCGCAACACCTGGCCGATCACATGCTCCACCGCCAGGTGGCCAAGTCACAGATGTACCCGGAGAAGGTGTTCTTCTCCAGAGATGGGCGCGTTAAGTTCTACCACATATTCGACATTGAAAACGGTCTGGCCCTCGAAATGGCGAGGCGCATTGAGAAGAAACCCTATATGGTAATCAAGGGATCGCTATCGCCATTTGTGGGACCCCGATGTGACGAGACAATGTCCATTCTGTCCAAAGATAACCCCAATTTTGAGTTCTACGAGGTGGAGGGCGGCAAGCATCATGTCCATCTCCATGCCGCCGAGGAGTGTGCCCGCTACATAGTTCCCTTCATCCGAAATCACAGGCCTCCACAAAGCAGCAAACTTTAA
- the LOC6532495 gene encoding probable serine hydrolase, which translates to MLSQLPVTDCKELKIPAPWGYISGRWYGNRLERPILALHGFRDNLGTFDRLVPLLPDHVGVLCIDLPGHGRSSPLPLGVRYDVYNDVFLIPRIMKHFGWEKVSLMGHSLGAFYSFIYATLAPDTVDMVICIDCVLLPKFDVDIALESFRRNLDQHMIQEEILASGNLREPPSYTVPKMEMALANGSLGSVTPELAQHLLHRQVKESGLNPKSFYFSTDRRIRFYNYWDISAELGADMARGVGKKPFLIIKASMSPFLGPHTDKAISILAQDNPHFEFYEVDSGTHHVHLQIPEECAKYMSPFIQYHRPPSRAASYQGKL; encoded by the exons ATGTTGAGTCAACTTCCAGTTACCGAT TGCAAGGAGCTGAAAATCCCTGCACCTTGGGGCTACATTTCGGGACGATGGTATGGAAATCGCTTGGAACGCCCCATCCTGGCACTACACGGATTTAGGGACAACCTGGGCACCTTCGATCGCCTGGTTCCACTGCTCCCCGATCATGTCGGAGTACTCTGCATCGATTTACCAGGACACGGAAGATCCTCGCCCCTGCCCCTGGGAGTACGCTATGATGTGTACAACGATGTCTTTCTTATTCCGCGGATTATGAAGCATTTTGGCTGGGAGAAGGTTTCCCTCATGGGACACTCACTTGGAGCCTTCTACAGTTTTATTTACGCGACGTTGGCACCCGACACTGTGGACATGGTCATCTGCATAGACTGTGTGCTGCTGCCGAAATTCGACGTTGATATTGCCCTCGAAAGCTTCCGCAGAAACCTTGATCAGCACATGATTCAGGAAGAGATCCTGGCGAGTGGCAATTTGCGCGAGCCACCCAGCTACACGGTGccgaaaatggaaatggcactGGCCAATGGCTCGCTGGGTTCGGTGACCCCCGAGTTGGCCCAGCACCTGCTCCACCGCCAGGTGAAGGAGTCAGGACTTAATCCAAAATCGTTTTACTTCTCCACAGATAGGCGGATCAGGTTCTACAACTACTGGGATATCAGTGCGGAACTGGGTGCTGATATGGCGAGGGGAGTTGGAAAAAAGCCCTTTCTCATTATCAAGGCATCCATGTCACCTTTTCTGGGCCCTCACACTGACaaagccatttccattttggcGCAGGATAACCCACACTTTGAGTTCTATGAAGTAGACAGCGGTACCCATCACGTTCACCTGCAAATCCCCGAGGAGTGTGCGAAGTATATGAGTCCCTTCATTCAGTACCATCGACCTCCGTCGAGAGCAGCTTCGTACCAAGGAAAGCTATAG
- the LOC6532494 gene encoding probable serine hydrolase produces MGTLSLSDFQAVKIPVPWGHISGRWYGNRKERPILAIHGWLDNLGTFDRLIPLLPDYLGVLCIDLPGHGRSSHFPPGVYYSIYEYVFIIPLVMKEYGWSKVSLIGHSLGGVLSFVYASLAPHTVDMIVSLDILLPLRNDIDYMGLSIEKQLVNVERQKLGNYSEPPSYTPTQLGKVLAKGSFNSVSPDLAKHLLHRQLTKSKLYPERFYFSRDIRVKHYHYIDIEDGLAAEMARRIIKKPYLIIKGSLSPYLSARCNESISILAKDNPHFEFYEVENGTHHIHLHAAEECASYIVPFIQHHRPPALTSWTVPGKDDRLRKPRGFFTWTNKKRSKL; encoded by the exons ATGGGAACTTTGTCACTGAGCGAT TTCCAAGCCGTGAAGATTCCCGTGCCATGGGGTCACATTTCTGGACGTTGGTACGGAAATCGGAAGGAGCGACCTATCTTGGCGATCCATGGATGGCTGGACAACCTGGGAACCTTCGATCGGCTGATTCCTCTACTTCCTGACTATTTAGGAGTGCTCTGCATCGATCTGCCAGGACATGGAAGATCCTCCCACTTTCCACCCGGAGTGTACTACAGTATTTACGAGTACGTGTTTATAATTCCACTGGTGATGAAGGAGTACGGATGGTCAAAGGTCTCCCTTATTGGACACTCACTTGGCGGAGTACTGAGCTTCGTTTACGCCTCCCTAGCTCCTCACACCGTCGATATGATCGTCTCCCTGGACATACTGCTCCCCTTGAGAAACGATATAGACTACATGGGCCTTAGTATAGAGAAACAACTAGTGAATGTTGAGCGACAGAAGCTGGGGAATTATAGCGAGCCACCCTCCTACACCCCCACCCAGTTGGGAAAGGTGCTGGCCAAGGGAAGCTTCAACTCCGTATCCCCCGACCTGGCCAAGCACCTGCTCCACCGCCAGTTGACCAAGTCGAAACTGTACCCCGAACGGTTCTACTTCTCGAGGGATATTCGAGTAAAGCACTACCACTACATAGACATTGAAGATGGTCTTGCAGCAGAAATGGCTAGAAGGATCATCAAGAAGCCATATCTAATCATCAAGGGCTCCTTGTCACCATATCTCTCTGCCCGCTGCAACGAGTCTATATCGATTTTGGCGAAGGACAACCCGCACTTTGAGTTCTACGAGGTGGAAAACGGCACCCATCACATCCATCTCCATGCCGCCGAGGAATGCGCCAGTTACATTGTGCCCTTCATCCAACATCACAGACCTCCTGCCCTGACCTCCTGGACTGTACCCGGAAAGGATGATAGATTGAGGAAACCAAGGGGATTTTTCACATGGACCAACAAAAAGCGCAGCAAGTTGTGA